A part of Spiribacter vilamensis genomic DNA contains:
- a CDS encoding cytochrome ubiquinol oxidase subunit I, whose amino-acid sequence MEFDPVLISRIQFAFIISFHAIFPVFTIGLASYVALLESLHFKTGNPAWAQLSRFWTKVFAVAFGMGVVSGIVMSFQFGTNWSNFSQATANFLGPILSYEVVTAFFLEAAFLGVLLFGRDKVPRGTHLFAACMVALGTFISAFWILSANSWMHTPAGFEVRDGMFHVTSWMEAIFNPSLPYRFTHMVVASFLTGSFVVAGVSAWYLLKGHMVEANKKALSMCLWMILFLAPAQAVIGDFHGLNTMEYQPTKLAAMEGNWETQAGAPLLLFALPSKDAQGNLFEVGIPNLASIVLTHHADGVVPGINEASPAEQPPASIVFWTFRAMVGIGFLMIGVGLWGLVLRLRRQLYEPGIFHRLMPLMIAAPFIAVVAGWFTTESGRAPWLVYGMVSFSEGITPSLTGWMALTSLIGYMAVYAVIYSAGGYYLWRVVKGGMEDSVPDNDEAGAHPKRPLSGGGPIGNATPAAPLKGDWT is encoded by the coding sequence ATGGAATTTGATCCGGTACTGATATCGCGAATCCAGTTCGCCTTCATCATATCGTTCCACGCTATCTTCCCGGTGTTCACCATCGGGCTGGCGTCCTACGTCGCACTGCTGGAAAGTCTGCACTTCAAGACCGGCAACCCGGCCTGGGCGCAGCTGTCCCGGTTCTGGACCAAGGTGTTTGCCGTTGCGTTCGGTATGGGCGTGGTCTCGGGCATCGTCATGTCGTTCCAGTTCGGTACCAACTGGAGTAACTTTTCGCAGGCGACGGCCAATTTCCTCGGACCCATTCTGAGTTACGAGGTCGTGACCGCGTTCTTCCTGGAAGCCGCGTTCCTCGGAGTGCTGCTGTTCGGGCGGGACAAGGTTCCACGGGGCACCCACCTGTTCGCAGCATGCATGGTCGCGCTCGGCACCTTCATTTCGGCATTCTGGATCCTTTCCGCCAACAGCTGGATGCATACGCCGGCCGGGTTCGAGGTTCGCGATGGTATGTTCCACGTCACGAGCTGGATGGAGGCGATCTTCAATCCGTCGCTCCCGTATCGGTTCACGCACATGGTGGTCGCCAGCTTCCTGACCGGCAGTTTCGTGGTCGCCGGTGTCAGCGCCTGGTATCTGCTGAAGGGTCACATGGTCGAGGCGAACAAGAAGGCCTTGTCGATGTGTCTCTGGATGATCCTGTTTCTCGCGCCGGCGCAGGCCGTTATCGGTGATTTCCATGGCCTGAACACGATGGAGTACCAGCCGACCAAGCTTGCGGCGATGGAAGGTAACTGGGAGACCCAGGCCGGTGCGCCGCTTCTTCTGTTCGCGCTGCCGAGCAAGGACGCGCAGGGCAACCTGTTCGAGGTCGGAATTCCCAACCTGGCAAGCATCGTCCTCACCCATCATGCGGATGGCGTGGTACCGGGTATAAATGAGGCCTCGCCGGCCGAGCAGCCGCCTGCGTCCATCGTCTTCTGGACCTTCCGGGCGATGGTGGGCATCGGCTTCCTGATGATCGGTGTCGGGCTCTGGGGGCTGGTCCTGCGGCTTCGCCGGCAGCTCTACGAGCCGGGGATTTTCCATCGCCTGATGCCGTTGATGATCGCCGCTCCGTTCATCGCCGTTGTCGCGGGCTGGTTCACCACGGAATCCGGACGCGCGCCCTGGCTGGTCTACGGCATGGTCAGCTTCAGCGAGGGCATCACACCATCGCTGACCGGGTGGATGGCCCTTACCAGCCTGATCGGTTACATGGCGGTCTATGCCGTGATCTACAGCGCGGGTGGCTACTACCTGTGGCGGGTCGTCAAGGGCGGTATGGAAGATTCGGTCCCCGACAATGACGAGGCCGGCGCCCATCCCAAGCGTCCGCTTTCCGGTGGTGGTCCGATCGGTAATGCAACGCCTGCCGCTCCGCTGAAGGGAGACTGGACATGA
- a CDS encoding YgaP family membrane protein codes for MLNKNIGSVDRALRAVVGLALIALAVFSQGMAWGWIGVVPLATAVFSSCPAYSLIGVNTCGSKN; via the coding sequence ATGCTCAATAAAAACATCGGATCCGTCGATCGCGCCCTGCGCGCCGTGGTGGGGCTGGCGCTGATCGCGCTGGCAGTCTTCAGCCAGGGCATGGCCTGGGGCTGGATCGGCGTGGTGCCACTCGCCACCGCCGTATTCAGTAGCTGCCCGGCCTACAGCCTGATTGGCGTCAACACTTGCGGCAGCAAGAACTGA
- the hemH gene encoding ferrochelatase, which produces MPMFSSKPNARHDDVPRLGILVTNLGTPDAPTTPALRRYLAEFLGDPRVVEINRVLWWLLLHGVILRTRPKKSAAAYAEVWEEGGSPLLTIGKKQTAAIEERLQERLPGPVSVKLAMRYGNPSIREKLQELRDEGAERIVVLPLYPQYSATTVGSTYDAVFDELKKWRKIPELRLVGQYHDDPGYIEALANSIREHREANGKPEKMLFSFHGMPRRYLLNGDNYHCQCQKTARLVAERLGLADDEWQVTFQSLFGREVWLKPYTDETVKALAESGMKTLDVICPGFSADCLETLEEIEGENAEIFEDNGGEHLRYIRALNAREDHVDMLTDLVVDHVQGWPEADPTVKRSRRDPQATLERAQAMGSDQAMSGDH; this is translated from the coding sequence ATGCCGATGTTCAGTTCCAAGCCCAACGCCCGTCATGATGATGTCCCGCGGCTGGGCATCCTCGTGACCAACCTGGGCACACCCGATGCGCCGACAACGCCGGCACTCCGACGCTATCTGGCGGAGTTTCTGGGTGACCCGCGCGTCGTCGAGATCAACCGGGTGCTCTGGTGGCTGCTGCTGCACGGGGTCATCCTCCGCACCCGGCCGAAGAAGTCCGCTGCTGCCTATGCCGAGGTCTGGGAGGAAGGCGGTTCGCCGTTGCTGACCATCGGCAAGAAACAGACCGCGGCGATCGAAGAGCGGCTTCAGGAGCGCCTTCCCGGCCCGGTCTCGGTCAAGCTTGCGATGCGCTATGGCAACCCGTCCATCCGCGAGAAACTCCAGGAGCTTAGGGACGAAGGGGCGGAGCGCATCGTGGTGCTGCCGCTCTATCCGCAGTACTCGGCAACCACCGTCGGCTCGACCTACGACGCCGTCTTTGACGAACTCAAGAAGTGGCGCAAGATCCCCGAGCTGCGGCTGGTCGGGCAGTACCACGATGATCCCGGCTACATCGAGGCCCTCGCGAACAGCATCCGCGAGCACCGCGAGGCGAATGGCAAGCCCGAGAAAATGCTCTTTTCCTTCCACGGGATGCCGCGGCGTTACCTGCTCAACGGCGACAACTATCACTGCCAGTGCCAGAAAACCGCCCGCCTGGTCGCGGAGCGCCTGGGACTGGCCGACGATGAGTGGCAGGTGACGTTCCAGTCACTGTTCGGTCGCGAGGTCTGGCTGAAGCCCTACACCGACGAGACCGTCAAGGCGCTCGCGGAATCCGGCATGAAGACCCTCGACGTGATCTGCCCCGGCTTCTCCGCCGACTGCCTCGAGACACTCGAGGAAATCGAGGGCGAGAACGCCGAGATCTTCGAGGATAACGGCGGTGAGCATCTGCGCTACATCCGCGCGCTGAACGCCCGCGAGGATCATGTCGACATGCTGACCGACCTGGTGGTCGATCATGTGCAGGGCTGGCCGGAGGCCGATCCGACCGTCAAGCGCAGTCGCCGTGATCCGCAGGCCACGCTCGAGCGTGCGCAGGCAATGGGCAGTGACCAGGCGATGAGCGGCGATCACTGA
- the cydC gene encoding thiol reductant ABC exporter subunit CydC — MNELKPYLQMLTRYRGRLMLGALLMLATSASGIGLLALSGWFITATAVTGALLAAGVAATLDVYVPGGGIRAFAVSRTAARYFERIFNHDTVLRLLRDLRGRVFTMLSHLNPAEMARLRSGELLNRLTTDIDRLDGLYLRGLSPPLVALLAIFIVGALLAIGAPWLGGIVILVLTTMAGGSLLVSWRTGQRLTRDAAESSAALRATAMDHVTGLSELTAFGSLDYHRQAVMDADEQARHRDERLAKRMAYGEAFLNSGVQLTAIGVLLVALHLVQTDQISGPVAVMMPLAVLALLEPLGVLPAAGLQLARARASAERLHYGTGTIEESGYSTEPALRTSGLPAAPRVSIDSVSLIRGAGARVLDRLSLDIRPAETVGIIGMSGCGKSSIAAMVAGQIKADSGTIRIDGTNIGDFSVDSLYADLAYLTQQTDLFSGTFAGNLRIASRDADEPTMWAALKRVELADFVASTDNGLHTWVGESGMELSAGQARRLALARLFMRNPAIVILDEPLTGLDEDTARAVSATLSEWLAERTAIVLGHGSEALPGVDRCLVLRAGGLSEAI; from the coding sequence ATGAATGAGCTTAAACCCTATCTACAGATGCTCACCCGTTATCGTGGACGGCTCATGCTGGGCGCGCTGCTCATGCTCGCGACCAGCGCCTCCGGGATCGGCCTTCTCGCCCTGTCGGGGTGGTTCATCACGGCTACGGCCGTCACCGGTGCGCTACTTGCCGCCGGCGTCGCCGCCACACTCGACGTCTACGTGCCCGGGGGAGGTATTCGGGCGTTCGCGGTGTCCCGGACCGCCGCCCGGTACTTCGAGCGCATCTTCAATCACGACACGGTACTGCGACTCCTGCGGGACCTGCGTGGCCGCGTCTTTACCATGCTCAGCCACCTCAACCCCGCCGAGATGGCGCGTCTTCGCAGTGGCGAGCTCCTGAATCGACTGACCACCGATATCGATCGCCTCGACGGGCTGTACCTTCGCGGTCTCTCTCCTCCGCTAGTCGCGCTCCTCGCCATCTTTATCGTCGGCGCCCTGCTCGCGATCGGCGCACCCTGGCTCGGCGGAATCGTTATTTTGGTGCTGACCACCATGGCGGGCGGGTCACTGCTGGTGTCGTGGCGGACCGGTCAGCGCCTTACCCGCGATGCGGCAGAGTCGTCGGCGGCACTGCGGGCAACCGCCATGGATCACGTCACCGGGCTCTCAGAGCTGACCGCCTTCGGCAGTCTCGACTATCACCGACAGGCGGTTATGGATGCCGATGAACAGGCCCGTCACCGGGACGAACGGCTCGCGAAGCGGATGGCGTATGGCGAGGCATTTCTCAACAGCGGTGTGCAATTAACCGCCATCGGTGTCCTGCTCGTCGCGTTGCACCTCGTCCAGACCGATCAGATCAGCGGCCCCGTCGCTGTCATGATGCCGCTGGCCGTGCTCGCCCTCCTCGAGCCCCTGGGCGTGCTGCCGGCCGCCGGCCTCCAGCTCGCCCGGGCTCGGGCCTCCGCCGAACGACTGCACTACGGGACAGGCACAATCGAGGAGTCTGGCTACAGCACAGAGCCGGCGCTACGCACGAGCGGCCTCCCCGCTGCACCGCGGGTCAGTATTGATTCGGTATCGCTGATCCGGGGCGCGGGGGCGAGGGTCCTTGATCGCTTGAGTCTCGATATCCGGCCGGCAGAGACCGTCGGTATCATCGGGATGTCGGGATGCGGAAAATCCAGCATCGCCGCCATGGTGGCGGGGCAAATCAAGGCTGATAGCGGCACGATCCGGATCGACGGCACCAACATCGGCGACTTCAGCGTCGACTCGCTCTACGCAGACCTGGCCTACCTCACCCAGCAGACCGACCTTTTCAGCGGCACGTTTGCCGGCAACCTCCGGATTGCCAGTCGCGATGCGGATGAGCCGACAATGTGGGCGGCACTCAAGCGTGTCGAACTGGCTGACTTTGTCGCATCCACCGACAACGGGCTCCATACCTGGGTCGGCGAATCGGGAATGGAGTTATCAGCGGGACAGGCACGACGTCTTGCGCTCGCGCGACTTTTCATGCGCAATCCTGCAATCGTGATTCTCGATGAACCGCTCACCGGTCTCGACGAAGACACCGCCCGGGCGGTCTCGGCCACCCTCTCGGAGTGGCTGGCCGAGCGCACCGCGATCGTTCTGGGGCACGGATCGGAGGCGCTGCCAGGCGTTGACCGTTGCCTGGTCCTGCGTGCGGGCGGCCTTTCCGAGGCGATCTGA
- a CDS encoding tartrate dehydrogenase, with product MTHRIALIPGDGIGKEVMPSAVRCLDALARRPGLDFELTDFPYSCEYYARHGAMMPDDGIDQLRPHDAILLGAVGYPGVPDHVSLWGLLLPIRREFGQYVNLRPVRLLRGLTSALRDRGPEDLNYLVIRENNEGEYSDIGGRLYDGLPEAMAIQANVITRKGSERILDYAFRTAQSRPRQTLAYATKSNGIKHSMPFWDEQVAAMAPRYPDVAVEQYHVDILAANLVTHPDWFDVIVGTNLFGDILSDLGPATAGGIGVAPSANINPDPAIPSMFEPVHGSAPDIAGQDIANPIAMIWTVVMMLEDLKEYDAARDLMGALETVTGEGKVLTRDLGGTAGTVEFTDRLLAELE from the coding sequence ATGACGCACCGCATTGCATTGATCCCCGGAGACGGCATCGGCAAAGAGGTCATGCCCAGCGCCGTTCGCTGCCTCGACGCCCTGGCGCGCCGTCCGGGCCTTGATTTCGAGCTCACCGACTTTCCCTACTCCTGCGAGTACTACGCCCGACACGGCGCGATGATGCCGGACGACGGCATTGATCAGCTGCGCCCGCATGACGCGATTCTGCTGGGTGCGGTTGGTTATCCGGGCGTCCCCGATCACGTCTCGCTGTGGGGCCTGCTACTGCCGATTCGCCGGGAATTCGGGCAGTACGTCAATCTACGGCCCGTCCGGCTCCTCCGTGGTCTGACGTCTGCCCTGCGCGACCGCGGGCCCGAAGATCTCAACTACCTCGTGATCCGCGAGAACAACGAGGGCGAATACTCCGATATCGGCGGTCGGCTCTATGACGGGCTTCCCGAGGCCATGGCAATCCAGGCAAATGTCATCACGCGCAAGGGTAGTGAACGGATCCTGGACTATGCCTTCCGAACGGCACAGTCACGGCCGCGACAGACGCTCGCGTATGCGACCAAGTCCAACGGCATCAAACACAGCATGCCCTTCTGGGACGAACAGGTCGCAGCGATGGCGCCGCGCTATCCCGATGTCGCGGTCGAGCAGTACCACGTGGACATCCTTGCCGCGAATCTGGTCACCCACCCGGACTGGTTCGACGTAATCGTCGGAACGAATCTGTTCGGCGATATCCTCTCCGATCTCGGGCCGGCAACCGCGGGCGGCATCGGCGTCGCGCCCTCGGCAAATATCAACCCCGATCCGGCAATACCCTCCATGTTCGAGCCGGTGCACGGCTCGGCGCCGGATATCGCCGGTCAAGATATCGCCAACCCCATCGCAATGATCTGGACCGTCGTCATGATGCTTGAGGACCTCAAGGAGTACGACGCGGCCCGGGATCTGATGGGCGCCCTCGAGACCGTTACCGGCGAGGGCAAAGTCCTGACCCGCGACCTCGGCGGTACCGCGGGCACCGTCGAATTCACGGATCGACTGCTGGCGGAGCTGGAGTAG
- a CDS encoding sulfurtransferase: MRVPELIPVALLGVAIALPGAAVAQTTEPVTVPGPVVDADWALDHEGGITLINVSRRPSNYDATGFVDGAPFVGMSEFMTERPGMKGTIRYLAPSPERFETVMQGLGVDDGDAIVIAPAGDKVYGDATAATRLYWQLKYLGHDNVALLDGGAAAWDAAGGQVSDSPGSSAGGTYTAGSPRDALFSSTEDVEAVIDGEQSAQLVDNRPLAQFTGQMSKDYVDGSGYLPGARPVPFTLFVESRDGVIYWRSPESAREIVSAMLPGVDGPMISYCNSGHVSSLAWFGMSEIADLPDVSLYDGSLHEWTLDGDRSLVIGE, encoded by the coding sequence ATGCGAGTACCCGAGTTGATTCCCGTGGCCCTTCTCGGGGTGGCCATCGCGCTGCCCGGAGCCGCGGTCGCGCAGACGACGGAGCCCGTGACGGTCCCCGGACCGGTTGTCGACGCGGACTGGGCGCTGGATCACGAAGGGGGAATCACCCTGATCAACGTCTCGCGTCGTCCATCCAATTATGACGCCACCGGGTTCGTCGATGGTGCGCCGTTTGTCGGGATGTCGGAATTCATGACCGAGCGTCCGGGCATGAAGGGCACGATTCGGTATCTGGCGCCGTCACCGGAGCGCTTCGAGACCGTCATGCAGGGCCTGGGTGTGGATGATGGCGATGCGATCGTCATCGCACCGGCGGGCGACAAGGTCTACGGCGATGCCACGGCCGCCACGCGCCTTTACTGGCAACTGAAGTATCTGGGGCATGACAACGTCGCGCTCCTCGATGGCGGTGCGGCCGCCTGGGATGCCGCGGGCGGACAGGTGTCGGATTCGCCCGGGTCGTCGGCGGGTGGCACTTATACCGCGGGCTCGCCGAGGGACGCCCTGTTTTCGTCCACTGAGGACGTCGAGGCCGTGATTGACGGCGAGCAGTCGGCCCAGCTAGTGGATAATCGTCCGCTGGCGCAGTTCACGGGCCAGATGAGCAAGGATTACGTGGACGGTAGCGGCTACCTGCCGGGAGCCCGTCCCGTACCGTTTACGCTCTTTGTCGAGTCTCGGGATGGCGTCATCTACTGGCGCTCTCCGGAATCGGCGCGCGAAATCGTCTCGGCGATGCTACCGGGCGTGGATGGTCCGATGATCAGTTACTGCAACTCGGGGCACGTATCGTCGCTTGCCTGGTTCGGTATGTCCGAGATCGCCGATCTGCCGGATGTCTCGCTCTATGACGGTTCGCTGCATGAGTGGACGCTGGACGGTGATCGCTCGCTCGTGATCGGCGAATAA
- a CDS encoding Crp/Fnr family transcriptional regulator, translated as MKEVEEPAVTGNALLKALDETTWQRVAEGGKRLQMPAGTPVFAAGNPCQGLPLVLSGEIRVQMIGASGNEIVLYRIQSGEICALSFSCLLTHSHHQSEAVVEKDSEVLMIPGALTERLMDDAVCFRRAILESYGQRLQSLMLVIEEVAFRRLDERLAQRLVERQVNGRLSATHQDLAVELGSAREVVSRLLKEFERRGLVKLERGLITITDLPALNRICQVKADENTA; from the coding sequence GTGAAAGAAGTCGAAGAGCCCGCAGTGACAGGCAATGCGTTGCTCAAAGCGCTCGATGAAACCACATGGCAACGCGTAGCCGAAGGCGGGAAGCGTCTGCAGATGCCCGCTGGTACGCCGGTCTTCGCGGCCGGCAACCCGTGCCAGGGCCTGCCGCTGGTACTCAGCGGCGAGATCCGCGTCCAGATGATCGGGGCGTCCGGGAACGAAATCGTCCTCTACCGGATCCAATCGGGTGAAATATGTGCGTTGTCTTTCAGCTGCCTGCTCACGCATAGCCATCATCAATCCGAGGCGGTTGTTGAAAAAGACAGCGAGGTGCTGATGATACCGGGAGCACTCACCGAGCGACTGATGGATGACGCGGTGTGCTTTCGGCGGGCGATACTCGAGAGTTACGGCCAGCGGTTGCAGTCGCTGATGCTGGTGATTGAAGAGGTTGCTTTCCGGCGCCTGGATGAGCGACTTGCCCAACGACTTGTCGAGCGTCAAGTGAACGGTCGATTATCCGCCACGCACCAGGATCTTGCGGTAGAATTAGGATCCGCTCGCGAGGTTGTTAGTCGGCTCCTGAAAGAGTTCGAACGTCGCGGGCTCGTTAAACTCGAGCGCGGGCTGATCACTATCACCGATCTTCCGGCGCTCAATCGAATCTGCCAGGTGAAAGCGGACGAAAATACCGCTTGA
- the cydB gene encoding cytochrome d ubiquinol oxidase subunit II, whose amino-acid sequence MIDFTMIWAAIIAFGVIMYVLMDGFDLGVGILYPFAPDEESRDVMMNSVAPFWDGNETWLVLGGAGLLGAFPLVYSVLLPALYLGVFVLLAGLIFRGVAFEFRFKASRERKGYWSAAFCIGSGVAALAQGIVVGSYIQGYQTENMVYTGGAFDWLTPFTLVTGVGLLVGYALLGSTWLIMKTEGAVQDWAYRMAPRLLAGLLGVFLIISFWTPLVDEFVRDRWFSNLFVIWLLPAGAMGCAYLVMRAVRRRDEGVPFVATMGLFIFTYLGLLASKWPYVVPPDYTLYDAASAPESQAFLLVGVLFVIPVVLAYTAWTYWVFRGKVRVGDGYH is encoded by the coding sequence ATGATTGACTTCACGATGATCTGGGCGGCGATTATCGCCTTCGGCGTCATCATGTACGTCCTCATGGACGGCTTCGATCTGGGCGTAGGGATTCTCTATCCCTTCGCCCCGGACGAGGAGTCACGGGATGTCATGATGAATTCCGTCGCGCCCTTCTGGGACGGTAACGAGACCTGGCTGGTGCTGGGCGGTGCCGGCCTGCTGGGCGCCTTCCCGCTGGTCTACTCGGTACTCCTGCCGGCCCTGTACCTGGGTGTTTTCGTCCTGCTTGCCGGCCTGATCTTCCGTGGCGTGGCCTTTGAATTCCGCTTCAAGGCAAGTCGCGAGAGGAAGGGCTACTGGAGCGCGGCGTTCTGCATAGGATCCGGAGTGGCCGCTCTGGCCCAGGGGATCGTTGTCGGTTCCTACATACAGGGCTATCAGACCGAGAACATGGTCTACACGGGCGGTGCTTTCGACTGGTTGACGCCTTTTACACTGGTTACCGGCGTGGGGCTTCTCGTTGGCTACGCGCTGCTTGGCAGCACCTGGCTGATCATGAAAACCGAGGGGGCGGTGCAGGACTGGGCCTATCGAATGGCACCGAGGCTTCTGGCGGGGCTGCTGGGTGTGTTCCTGATCATCAGTTTCTGGACGCCACTGGTCGACGAATTCGTACGCGATCGCTGGTTCAGCAACCTGTTCGTGATCTGGCTACTGCCGGCCGGGGCAATGGGCTGTGCCTACCTTGTCATGCGAGCCGTGCGTCGGCGTGACGAGGGAGTACCGTTCGTCGCCACGATGGGGCTTTTCATCTTTACCTATCTGGGGTTGCTCGCCAGCAAGTGGCCGTATGTCGTGCCCCCGGATTACACGCTGTATGACGCCGCTTCGGCGCCCGAGTCGCAGGCGTTCCTGTTGGTTGGTGTGCTTTTCGTGATCCCTGTCGTTCTGGCCTACACCGCGTGGACCTATTGGGTTTTCCGCGGCAAAGTGCGGGTCGGCGACGGTTATCACTAG
- a CDS encoding LysE/ArgO family amino acid transporter, translating into MGLGLIVAIGAQNAFVLKQGLLGRHVLAVCLTCAVSDAILITVGVTSFGRVTEWLPWLEPAMRTAGALFLFLYGGRSLLAALRTRGGLQPDAAGTYAGSDRANSLGTTLLTCLAITWLNPHVYLDTVVMLGTVSSQYEGARGAFAGGAIAGSFLFFFALGYGARGLQRLLARPLAWRLLEATIGVLMWLIAAQLALGE; encoded by the coding sequence GTGGGCCTCGGGCTCATCGTCGCGATCGGTGCCCAGAACGCCTTCGTCCTTAAGCAGGGTCTCCTCGGCCGGCACGTCCTTGCGGTGTGCCTGACCTGCGCGGTCTCCGACGCGATCCTCATCACCGTGGGCGTTACCAGCTTCGGCCGAGTCACCGAGTGGCTGCCATGGCTCGAGCCGGCGATGCGGACGGCCGGCGCGCTTTTCCTCTTCCTCTACGGCGGGCGGAGCCTGCTAGCCGCCCTGCGCACCCGTGGCGGCCTGCAACCGGACGCTGCCGGCACATATGCCGGTAGCGATCGAGCGAATTCACTGGGGACGACGCTGCTCACCTGTCTCGCGATCACGTGGCTCAATCCGCACGTCTACCTGGACACGGTGGTGATGCTGGGAACGGTCTCGTCGCAGTACGAGGGCGCGCGGGGTGCATTCGCCGGTGGCGCGATCGCGGGGTCTTTCCTGTTCTTCTTTGCGCTTGGCTACGGCGCGCGAGGGTTGCAACGCCTGCTCGCCCGCCCGCTGGCCTGGCGCCTGCTCGAGGCAACTATCGGCGTCCTCATGTGGCTGATCGCCGCGCAGCTGGCTTTGGGGGAATAG
- the cydD gene encoding thiol reductant ABC exporter subunit CydD, producing MTPKAWLARQRREVVGPLRLAALCGTIEGGLIIAQAGFIAWLIQQVIMNERPLADFMLPALGLIGVVALRPVFASLRSAAGISAAATVRATVRRRLIHHVESLGPAGLADVSSGELSSQLTDQVDALDGYFARYVPQMTIAVIVPLSIAVAAYSQDWIAASFLLLSAPLIPLFMALVGMGAERLNRDQFLALGRLSGQFLDRVRGLTTLRLFGRTQDAADGIVSGSDEYRQRSMRVLRVAFLSSAVLEFFASVAIAVVAIYIGFGLLGYIEYGPSPQLTLFSGLFILLLAPEFFQPLRTLAQHYHDRATALGAAELLNELESRPTAEEGFGTGTLLEGENFGTGTLQISGLRVDRVGRGTVLYAESFNVDAGERVLIEGPSGTGKTSLLLAIAGLLPPASGEIDRRFPDPRIGWLGSPPFLANASIRANIRFGNPEADDPMILEAARQAGVMEFTERLEQGLDTVVGERGLSLSGGQAQRVALARALVSPAPMILLDEPTNALDATTEAYVLQAINALASEGRAIVISSHDAALRTVADRRYRISEQRLEMIADE from the coding sequence ATGACGCCGAAGGCATGGCTGGCCCGGCAACGCCGTGAAGTTGTCGGGCCACTCCGGCTGGCCGCGCTGTGCGGCACCATTGAAGGTGGATTGATTATTGCCCAGGCGGGTTTCATCGCCTGGCTGATCCAGCAAGTCATCATGAATGAGCGGCCGCTGGCCGATTTCATGCTCCCGGCCTTGGGCCTGATCGGCGTTGTGGCGCTGCGTCCGGTCTTTGCATCACTCCGATCAGCCGCGGGCATCTCGGCCGCAGCAACGGTCCGGGCTACCGTTCGCCGACGACTCATCCATCATGTCGAGTCTCTGGGGCCAGCAGGCCTGGCCGACGTGAGCAGCGGTGAGCTGAGCAGTCAGCTGACCGATCAGGTGGATGCACTCGACGGATATTTCGCCCGCTACGTTCCGCAGATGACCATCGCCGTGATCGTGCCGCTTTCCATTGCGGTCGCGGCCTATTCCCAGGACTGGATCGCCGCCAGCTTTCTGTTGCTCTCCGCACCGCTCATCCCGCTTTTCATGGCGCTGGTGGGCATGGGCGCGGAACGGCTCAACCGGGATCAATTCCTGGCGCTGGGGCGCCTCTCCGGACAGTTCCTGGATCGCGTTCGCGGTCTGACCACGCTGCGGCTTTTCGGACGAACGCAAGATGCCGCCGATGGCATCGTTTCCGGATCGGACGAGTATCGGCAACGAAGCATGCGCGTCCTGCGCGTCGCGTTCCTGTCCTCCGCCGTCCTAGAGTTTTTCGCCTCGGTTGCGATCGCGGTGGTCGCCATCTATATCGGCTTCGGACTGCTCGGGTACATCGAGTATGGCCCGTCGCCACAGCTCACGCTCTTCAGCGGCCTGTTCATCCTCCTGCTTGCGCCGGAATTCTTCCAGCCGCTGCGGACACTCGCCCAGCACTACCACGACCGCGCCACCGCACTCGGCGCCGCCGAACTGCTTAACGAACTCGAATCACGGCCGACGGCGGAAGAAGGGTTCGGGACAGGCACGTTGCTCGAGGGTGAAAACTTCGGGACAGGCACGTTGCAGATATCCGGCCTGCGCGTCGACCGGGTCGGGCGGGGGACGGTCCTCTACGCAGAGTCCTTCAACGTGGATGCCGGCGAGCGGGTTCTCATTGAAGGCCCATCGGGGACAGGGAAGACCTCCCTCCTCCTGGCCATCGCGGGCCTCCTTCCGCCCGCCTCGGGCGAGATCGATCGCCGCTTCCCGGATCCGCGGATCGGCTGGCTCGGTTCACCGCCTTTCCTCGCCAATGCGAGCATTCGCGCCAATATCCGCTTCGGCAATCCCGAGGCCGATGATCCGATGATCCTCGAGGCAGCCCGACAGGCCGGCGTTATGGAATTCACGGAACGACTGGAACAGGGGCTCGACACCGTCGTTGGTGAACGCGGTCTTTCGCTTTCAGGCGGACAGGCACAGCGCGTCGCCCTTGCCAGGGCACTGGTATCACCGGCGCCGATGATCCTGCTCGATGAGCCCACCAACGCCCTGGACGCGACGACCGAGGCCTACGTTCTACAGGCTATCAACGCGCTGGCAAGCGAGGGTCGGGCCATCGTGATCAGCAGTCATGATGCAGCGCTCCGCACCGTGGCCGATCGACGGTACCGCATCAGTGAGCAGAGGCTCGAGATGATCGCCGATGAATGA